Below is a window of Impatiens glandulifera chromosome 2, dImpGla2.1, whole genome shotgun sequence DNA.
CTCTgtcaaaaagtcaaaaccattCCTTCTCCCTTGATTAGGGCCTAAAAGCCTTTTAAGCcctatataaatttaaattttgggcctaattttttttaattttaattaataaaataaaatataaataattaatatataataatacgagactaaaaataaataaaaaaattatttttattatatatatttaatattaaaggagaaaaaaaaataatattaataatataatattattaaatatgaaaagacGAGGCCTTTTAAAAATGGACCTATACTAGTGCATTGGTTGCTTtacttaaaccctaaaccctaccctcgatatatatatatatatttgtatcgGGGGCGCGGTGGTTTGAGCCGTGAAGAAGAGAAATTTGATGGGGACTTACAAAAACCAGGCCAAGGTTGTCGTCGTCGGAGGTGGAATCGCCGGCTCTTTCGTCGCCAAATCTCTCCAATTAACCGCTGACGTCACTCTCATTGATTCGTAAGTACTCTTTCTTTCCATCTCCCTCTCTCTCGCTTCTGTTCATGTATTCTCCTTACTTTCTTTTCATAAATTTGAACTCCAATTAAGGAGCTTGATTCTGTATCTAATTTTGCTAATAACCATTCTACCGATACCCAAAAGAATATTGTAATCAAAAGAGTTAATATTGTGATCAAAAGAATTCCCCCCTTGTTTGATTGTTAATGTGGGTGCAAATAAATGAATCATAAACAGGAAGGAGTATTTTGAGATCTCATGGGCAAGTCTGAGGGCAATGGTGGAACCACCATTTGCAGAGCGAACACTGATTTACCACAGGGATTACTTAACCAATGGCCTTGTTATAACATCCAGGGCCATAAACATAACTGATACCGAGGTATTAACAGCAGAAGGGCGCCTTGTTCCATATGATTATCTTGTCATTGCCACGGGCAATGCTGATCCTCTTCCACATGCTAGAAACGACAGGCTTAAACAATTTGAACGAggtaaatatgttaaatattgtGAAAAGAGGCTTTGAATTGGCAACTTCTTACTTTTATACATATTCATGATTATTGTGACAGATAATGAGAAGATAAAAGAAGCTAGTTCGATCTTGATAATTGGTGGAGGCCCGACTGGGGTGGAACTTGCTGGGGAGATTACAGTTGATTATCCTGATAAGGCGGTTACTTTGGTGCACAGGGGATCCAGGTTGTTGGAGTTCATTGGGCCGAAAGCTTCTCAAAAGGCTTTAAAGTGGTTGGAGGGAAAAGGGGTTGAAGTGAAGTTGGGGCAATCTATTGACATGAGCTCTGCTTCAGAAGAGAGCAACAAATATGTAACTTCAAAAGGAGAAACTGTCAAAGCCGACTGTTTTTTCTTATGCTTTGGAAAACCTGTAGGGTCGGAATGGCTAAAGGAGACGATCCTGAAGAATAGTCTGGATAGCTCTGGAAGATTGAAAGTTGATGAAAATTGTAGAGTCGTTGGAAAGAGAAATATTTTTGCTGTTGGAGATATTACTGACATCAAGGTAACATTAACAACTgatatcttctttttttatatcatttggTTTGATGATTGAAGAGctcatataaaatatgtttctttGGGGTGCAGGAACTTAAGCAAGGATATTTGGCAAAAAAACATGCGCTTGTGACAGTTAAGAATCTGACATTGTTGTTAAGTGGaggaaatgaaagtaaaatggAGAAATATAAACCTGGTTCAGACTTGGCCATCATTTCTTTGGGGAGAAAAGAGGCAGTGGCTCAATTTCCTTTAGCAACATTGATCGGAATTGTGCCTGGATTCATCAAATCCAAGGACTTGTTCGTGGCCAAGACAAGAAAGCAATTGGGGTTGTCTCTTGCATAAAGCCACAAGATCATTACATTTTCATCATTTCATACAAGTTTTATCGGTTACAGTATGTATTCCCTCCCTATGATTTGTTAACTTGA
It encodes the following:
- the LOC124925982 gene encoding apoptosis-inducing factor homolog B-like, yielding MGTYKNQAKVVVVGGGIAGSFVAKSLQLTADVTLIDSKEYFEISWASLRAMVEPPFAERTLIYHRDYLTNGLVITSRAINITDTEVLTAEGRLVPYDYLVIATGNADPLPHARNDRLKQFERDNEKIKEASSILIIGGGPTGVELAGEITVDYPDKAVTLVHRGSRLLEFIGPKASQKALKWLEGKGVEVKLGQSIDMSSASEESNKYVTSKGETVKADCFFLCFGKPVGSEWLKETILKNSLDSSGRLKVDENCRVVGKRNIFAVGDITDIKELKQGYLAKKHALVTVKNLTLLLSGGNESKMEKYKPGSDLAIISLGRKEAVAQFPLATLIGIVPGFIKSKDLFVAKTRKQLGLSLA